In one Stenotrophomonas maltophilia genomic region, the following are encoded:
- a CDS encoding pilus assembly protein encodes MSKIPLAGALLLALLPAAPVLANLNVHPMRVHAEAGKTTTVRVHSQSPQPQYVQATVKRILHPASDHEEEVDEAVGTAAVMAVTPGRFGLAGGGTRLIRIIPLQPVEQETAFRVYFEGVRGPDDSTPEVPVQGASATLGVSLVWGVLVNVLPAEGRVEMALDGDRLLNRGTLRLGVNQVQDCAADGRCTTHEIKRSLYPGAAMTLPFVPRAGGRVEIDYRLSHAGFREHRQTLQP; translated from the coding sequence ATGAGCAAGATTCCCCTGGCCGGCGCGCTGCTGCTGGCCCTTCTGCCAGCGGCACCGGTGCTGGCCAATCTCAACGTCCATCCGATGCGCGTGCATGCCGAAGCCGGCAAGACCACGACCGTGCGCGTGCATTCGCAATCACCGCAGCCGCAGTACGTGCAGGCCACGGTGAAACGCATCCTGCACCCGGCCAGTGACCACGAGGAAGAAGTCGATGAGGCCGTCGGCACCGCCGCCGTCATGGCGGTCACGCCAGGACGCTTCGGTCTGGCAGGGGGCGGCACGCGCCTGATACGGATCATTCCGCTGCAGCCGGTCGAGCAGGAAACCGCGTTCCGCGTCTACTTCGAAGGCGTACGCGGTCCCGATGACAGCACGCCGGAGGTACCGGTGCAGGGCGCCAGCGCCACCCTCGGCGTCAGCCTGGTCTGGGGCGTGCTGGTCAATGTGCTGCCCGCCGAGGGGCGCGTCGAGATGGCCCTGGACGGTGATCGCCTGTTGAACCGCGGCACGCTGCGGCTCGGCGTCAACCAGGTGCAGGACTGCGCCGCAGACGGCCGCTGCACCACGCACGAAATCAAACGCAGCCTTTACCCCGGCGCGGCGATGACGCTGCCGTTCGTGCCCCGCGCTGGCGGGCGCGTGGAGATCGACTACCGGCTCAGCCATGCCGGCTTCCGCGAGCACCGGCAGACGCTGCAGCCCTGA
- a CDS encoding ESPR-type extended signal peptide-containing protein: protein MNRIYRLIWNTRLRCWAVASEHTRSRGKPASAARPLAAALCVMLAAPAFATEVASDPLSVPDAIAAEADAAPAEWDALMSAFIGSPATSRSVGTTSYQNVLIGGGSTVNSTKGVAIGVGSVTAFDGIGIGNNAQGLAGGVAIGINAGTGSGEGGTAIGKSATALGVGAVAIGLNSYVGASGNSAVAVGRNARAEGSDATAMGPRAQASGSRSVALGNNAQAQAQGSVVIGDGSRLANGNAHHAIVIGSGARSGGYDAGIAIGQNAVTDGHGKAVALGANANAGQSNAVALGAGSVTSASNQVSVGNDTLKRRIVNVADGTLSTTSSEAVTGKQLHATNQSIASATGTANAAKTAADQAATKAGQALARLDGSRIAIGTGATATGTNSTAIGNAADASGGYSNALGFQASSAGSNAVAMGTLASADGSSAVALGNRARTEGGDNGVAIGNAALAYNNDGLALGNNARSGVNAAGERVAASNGGVALGTGSRSGNGGVASGLRASATGDRAVAIGNDAKADVIHATALGYQAAATANQATALGRGSVASARFATSVGNLSEATAESSAALGDRALANHTGSVALGSSSTTSGSNQVSVGNATLKRRIVNVADGTLSTSSAEAVTGKQLHATNQNVASAAQVAAAAKQQADALATRLTSTSISVGEEASAGGQTAIALGRKANAPAAGAIVIGDGAGLSNANAQHAVVLGTGARSGGYAEGVAIGHGAYTGGRGGSVALGAQAEASHAGSVALGQHSKSGSDNEISVGNDDLKRRIVNVADGTLSSTSTEAVTGKQLHATNQNVTAVTQAATAAQADATRALTALASTTTAVGQGASAGSNAVAVGHSAKAEGSHSNAFGYQASAGGANAVSAGTLAGAAADSSVALGNRAAVDATSSGAIALGTNAKVNAQAGNSVALGAGSVATGANQVSVGSATVKRNIVNVADGTLSTTSAEAVTGRQLHATNQNLATVNALANTAHSIANDAQTKAHALGGLLSQSAGNSDVRVGASNTGGAVDMRNQSSANRRVTGVADAALSSTSADAVSGRQLHATNQNVTQVTATAATLSGLVGQAAAGGDLRLGAQNSGTLLDVRNQGNANRRISGVADGVLSAASTDAVSGRQLNTTNQNVTTATTLANTAHTVANAAQSTANDAQGKANVLGGLLGQTSSSGDVRLGAANSGGVLDVRNQGYQARRVHGVAAGQLSATSDDAVSGRQLFDSNAQIARNRTDIDRLREDFEGFDPDLFDVVRFDAGGNVDLEGGRLLAVGDGQLSADSREAVNGAQLFATNTKVTEQGAQIASAREDLDALRVDFDNYMPDLGSVVQFGEDGTVDLKDARLVALADGEIGAGSREAVTGGQLFVTNERVSVLEEAQKYVVVGYDDLSMPAQAAILATALGSDTKAMAEGATAIGSFAHARGKNSVALGRAAYVLDGAEDGFALGARSQVQSNNGIALGGAAKVLAEARNSVALGYGSIATEENEVSLGGAGARRKVTNAMNGIHAYDLTTVDQLSGVVYALGGGAGFAADGSVIAPSYGVQGAVHGTVGDALAALDAGVDSNRGGLDAMDARLDTLDQARAMADASAVRFGADRSAVDFGGARLINVGEGDISHAGSREVVTGGQLHASNQRIAGLEEKHLYAVVGYDELSKPAQAGLLATAMGSDTLAMAEGATAIGSFAQARGKNSVSLGRAALVHEGAENGFALGARSQVQVLNGVALGSSAVVHSGATQSVALGSWSEARGANEVSLGHATLKRRVTNAANGRDASDLTTVSQLRSAFAAFGGDMRMDADGNIVAPEFHVQGQRQATVGDALKSLDGAVVDTRRDLASIDARFERLFDDGGIRSDGTGQLRLAGEHGRVLGNVANGMIAPGSRDAVNGGQLHAVQQQLNGRIDGLQSQIDGSATASRQAAVDDVAGESPADGQTPAPPVKDAPSVASTDTPKPKPEADDPLPQVDSRAVDQAVNQAQAYTDQAMASVDRRLDRMDKRLNRMAAMGSAQAAMAMNTAGLQTYNRLGAGVGHAEGESALAVGYQRVLNERGSATFSLNGAFTNSGERTVGVGFGVGW from the coding sequence ATGAATCGCATCTACCGTTTGATCTGGAATACCCGACTGCGTTGCTGGGCGGTTGCCAGCGAGCACACCCGTTCGCGCGGCAAGCCGGCTTCGGCGGCACGCCCGCTTGCCGCCGCCCTGTGCGTGATGCTGGCCGCTCCCGCGTTCGCGACCGAGGTTGCATCGGATCCGTTGAGCGTGCCCGACGCCATTGCGGCGGAGGCTGACGCAGCACCGGCAGAGTGGGACGCGTTGATGAGCGCGTTCATCGGCTCGCCTGCCACGTCGCGCAGTGTCGGCACTACCAGCTACCAGAACGTGCTGATCGGTGGGGGTTCCACGGTCAACAGCACCAAGGGCGTGGCCATCGGCGTGGGTTCGGTCACGGCGTTCGACGGCATCGGTATCGGCAACAATGCCCAGGGACTTGCCGGTGGCGTGGCCATCGGCATCAATGCGGGCACGGGAAGCGGCGAAGGGGGCACTGCGATCGGCAAAAGCGCCACGGCGCTGGGAGTCGGGGCCGTCGCGATCGGCCTCAACAGCTACGTTGGCGCGTCCGGTAACAGTGCGGTCGCGGTCGGGCGCAATGCCCGGGCCGAGGGTAGCGATGCCACGGCGATGGGGCCGAGGGCACAGGCGTCGGGATCCAGATCGGTAGCGCTGGGCAACAATGCGCAGGCACAGGCGCAGGGATCCGTCGTCATCGGTGACGGCAGCAGACTTGCCAACGGCAACGCACACCACGCCATCGTGATCGGCAGCGGTGCGCGCTCCGGCGGCTACGATGCGGGCATCGCCATCGGCCAGAACGCCGTGACCGACGGCCACGGCAAGGCCGTGGCGCTGGGTGCCAACGCCAATGCCGGGCAGAGCAATGCAGTGGCCCTGGGCGCCGGCTCGGTCACCAGTGCCAGCAACCAGGTCTCGGTGGGCAATGACACCCTGAAGCGCCGCATCGTCAATGTGGCCGATGGCACCCTCAGCACCACCAGCAGCGAAGCAGTGACCGGCAAGCAGCTGCACGCCACCAACCAGAGCATCGCCAGCGCGACGGGCACGGCGAACGCGGCGAAGACGGCCGCAGACCAGGCTGCGACGAAAGCCGGGCAGGCCTTGGCCAGGCTGGATGGCAGCCGCATCGCGATTGGGACCGGTGCCACTGCAACGGGCACCAACAGCACCGCCATCGGCAATGCCGCCGATGCGTCCGGTGGCTACAGCAACGCCCTGGGTTTCCAGGCGTCCAGCGCCGGCAGCAACGCCGTGGCGATGGGCACCCTGGCATCTGCGGACGGCAGCAGTGCAGTGGCATTGGGTAACCGCGCGCGGACCGAGGGGGGCGACAACGGCGTGGCCATCGGCAATGCGGCATTGGCCTACAACAATGACGGTCTTGCACTGGGCAACAATGCCCGCAGCGGCGTCAATGCGGCCGGTGAGCGCGTTGCCGCGTCCAACGGCGGCGTGGCGCTCGGCACCGGCTCGCGCAGCGGCAATGGCGGCGTGGCATCGGGCCTGCGTGCCTCGGCCACCGGCGACCGTGCCGTGGCCATCGGCAACGACGCCAAGGCCGACGTGATCCATGCCACCGCACTGGGCTATCAGGCGGCGGCCACCGCCAACCAGGCCACGGCGCTGGGCCGCGGCAGTGTGGCAAGCGCCCGCTTCGCTACATCCGTCGGCAATCTGTCCGAAGCGACGGCCGAGAGCAGTGCCGCCCTTGGCGACCGCGCGCTGGCCAACCACACCGGTTCGGTGGCGCTGGGCAGTTCCTCCACCACCTCCGGCAGCAACCAGGTCTCAGTCGGTAATGCCACGCTCAAGCGCCGCATCGTCAATGTGGCCGATGGCACGCTGAGCACCAGCAGTGCCGAAGCCGTGACAGGCAAGCAGCTGCATGCCACCAACCAGAATGTTGCCAGCGCCGCCCAGGTGGCTGCTGCAGCCAAGCAGCAGGCCGATGCTCTGGCAACGCGGCTGACCTCCACGTCCATCAGTGTCGGCGAAGAAGCCAGCGCGGGCGGCCAGACCGCCATTGCACTGGGACGCAAGGCCAATGCACCTGCAGCCGGAGCCATTGTCATCGGCGACGGGGCCGGACTGTCCAACGCAAATGCGCAGCATGCCGTCGTGTTGGGTACCGGTGCGCGGTCCGGAGGCTATGCGGAAGGAGTCGCCATCGGGCACGGTGCGTACACCGGCGGGCGCGGCGGCTCCGTGGCGCTTGGGGCGCAGGCCGAAGCCAGCCATGCCGGCTCGGTGGCACTGGGGCAGCACTCGAAGTCCGGCAGCGACAATGAAATCTCCGTGGGTAATGACGATCTCAAGCGCCGTATCGTCAATGTGGCCGATGGCACGCTGAGCAGCACCAGCACTGAGGCGGTCACCGGCAAGCAGCTGCATGCCACCAACCAGAATGTCACCGCAGTCACCCAGGCAGCTACTGCGGCCCAGGCCGATGCCACACGCGCGCTGACGGCCCTGGCCAGCACCACCACCGCCGTCGGCCAAGGCGCGTCGGCCGGCAGCAATGCCGTGGCGGTGGGCCATTCGGCGAAAGCGGAGGGCTCCCACAGCAATGCCTTCGGTTACCAGGCCAGCGCGGGCGGCGCCAACGCGGTGAGCGCGGGCACCCTGGCGGGCGCCGCGGCTGACTCCTCGGTGGCGCTGGGCAATCGTGCCGCCGTGGATGCCACCTCCAGCGGCGCCATCGCACTGGGCACCAACGCCAAGGTCAATGCGCAGGCGGGCAACAGCGTCGCGCTGGGCGCGGGCTCGGTGGCGACCGGCGCCAACCAGGTCTCGGTGGGCAGTGCCACGGTGAAGCGGAACATCGTCAATGTGGCTGACGGAACGCTGAGCACCACCAGCGCCGAGGCGGTGACCGGCAGGCAGCTGCATGCCACCAACCAGAACCTCGCCACGGTGAATGCGCTGGCCAACACCGCGCACAGCATCGCCAACGATGCGCAGACCAAGGCCCACGCGCTGGGGGGCCTGCTCAGCCAGAGTGCCGGCAACAGCGACGTTCGCGTCGGTGCCAGCAATACCGGTGGCGCGGTGGACATGCGCAACCAGTCCAGCGCCAACCGTCGCGTCACCGGCGTGGCCGACGCGGCACTCAGCAGCACCAGTGCCGATGCGGTCAGTGGCCGGCAGCTGCATGCCACCAACCAGAACGTCACGCAGGTCACCGCCACCGCCGCCACGCTCAGTGGCCTGGTCGGCCAGGCGGCAGCCGGCGGCGATCTGCGGCTGGGCGCGCAGAACAGCGGCACCCTCCTCGACGTCCGCAACCAGGGCAATGCCAACCGTCGCATCAGTGGTGTTGCCGATGGTGTGCTGAGTGCAGCCAGTACCGACGCGGTGAGTGGTCGCCAGCTCAACACCACCAACCAGAACGTGACCACGGCCACCACCCTGGCCAATACGGCGCACACCGTGGCCAACGCCGCCCAGTCCACCGCCAACGATGCACAGGGCAAGGCCAACGTGCTCGGTGGCCTGCTCGGCCAGACCTCGTCCAGCGGCGACGTTCGCCTGGGTGCGGCCAACAGCGGCGGCGTGCTGGATGTGCGCAACCAGGGCTACCAGGCGCGTCGCGTGCACGGCGTTGCTGCCGGGCAGCTGTCGGCCACCAGCGACGATGCGGTCAGTGGCCGCCAGCTGTTCGACAGCAACGCGCAGATCGCCCGCAACCGTACGGACATCGACCGCCTGCGCGAGGACTTCGAGGGCTTCGATCCGGACCTGTTCGATGTGGTGCGTTTCGACGCAGGCGGCAATGTCGACCTCGAGGGGGGCCGCCTGCTCGCCGTGGGCGACGGACAACTCAGTGCCGACAGCCGCGAGGCGGTCAATGGCGCGCAGCTGTTCGCCACCAATACGAAGGTGACCGAGCAGGGCGCACAGATCGCTTCCGCGCGGGAAGACCTGGACGCGTTGCGCGTGGACTTCGACAACTACATGCCTGACCTGGGCAGCGTCGTGCAGTTCGGCGAGGATGGCACGGTGGACCTGAAGGATGCGCGTCTGGTCGCCCTGGCTGATGGCGAGATCGGTGCAGGCAGCCGCGAGGCGGTCACGGGCGGGCAGCTGTTCGTGACGAATGAGCGGGTGTCGGTGCTGGAGGAGGCGCAGAAGTATGTGGTTGTCGGATATGACGATCTGAGCATGCCGGCGCAAGCTGCGATTCTGGCGACGGCATTGGGCAGTGATACCAAGGCTATGGCCGAGGGTGCCACGGCGATCGGCAGTTTTGCTCACGCGCGAGGTAAGAATTCCGTCGCGTTGGGGCGTGCCGCGTATGTGCTTGACGGGGCTGAGGACGGATTCGCTTTGGGCGCTCGCTCCCAGGTGCAGAGCAATAACGGTATTGCGTTGGGTGGTGCAGCCAAGGTTCTGGCAGAGGCACGTAACAGCGTTGCTTTGGGCTACGGATCGATAGCTACAGAGGAAAATGAGGTTTCCTTGGGCGGAGCTGGTGCCCGACGAAAGGTCACCAATGCGATGAACGGTATCCACGCTTATGACCTCACCACCGTCGACCAGCTCTCCGGCGTCGTGTACGCACTCGGCGGCGGCGCGGGCTTTGCCGCAGATGGCAGCGTGATTGCTCCTTCCTACGGCGTGCAGGGCGCTGTACACGGCACGGTAGGCGATGCGCTGGCCGCGCTGGATGCAGGCGTGGACAGCAATCGTGGCGGACTGGATGCGATGGACGCGCGCCTCGATACGCTGGATCAGGCGCGGGCGATGGCGGATGCCAGTGCCGTGCGCTTCGGCGCCGACCGTTCCGCCGTCGATTTCGGTGGCGCGCGCCTCATCAACGTTGGCGAAGGCGATATCAGCCATGCGGGCAGCCGGGAGGTGGTCACGGGCGGGCAGCTTCATGCCAGCAACCAGCGGATCGCAGGCCTGGAGGAGAAGCACCTTTATGCGGTCGTGGGCTATGACGAGCTGAGCAAGCCTGCACAAGCAGGGCTGCTGGCCACGGCAATGGGAAGTGATACATTGGCTATGGCTGAGGGGGCCACTGCAATCGGCAGTTTTGCTCAAGCTCGGGGCAAAAATTCAGTTTCTCTGGGTCGTGCGGCATTGGTTCATGAGGGTGCGGAGAATGGCTTTGCGCTGGGTGCGCGCTCGCAAGTGCAAGTGCTCAATGGTGTCGCACTTGGTTCTTCCGCTGTAGTTCACTCTGGCGCCACTCAGAGTGTTGCACTTGGTTCATGGTCTGAAGCGCGAGGAGCCAATGAAGTTTCATTGGGGCATGCGACTCTCAAGCGCCGCGTAACCAACGCTGCCAACGGCCGCGATGCCAGCGACCTCACCACCGTCTCCCAGCTCCGCAGCGCCTTTGCTGCCTTCGGCGGCGACATGCGCATGGATGCCGACGGCAACATCGTCGCGCCGGAGTTCCACGTGCAGGGCCAGCGGCAGGCGACGGTCGGCGATGCGCTGAAGTCGCTCGACGGTGCGGTGGTCGACACGCGCCGGGATCTGGCCAGCATCGATGCGCGTTTCGAGCGCCTGTTCGACGATGGCGGCATCCGCAGTGACGGTACCGGCCAGCTGCGGCTGGCCGGGGAGCACGGCAGGGTGCTGGGCAACGTGGCCAACGGCATGATCGCGCCGGGCAGCCGCGATGCGGTCAATGGCGGTCAGCTGCACGCCGTGCAGCAGCAGCTCAACGGCCGCATCGACGGACTGCAGTCGCAGATCGACGGGTCGGCGACGGCCAGCCGCCAGGCAGCGGTGGACGACGTCGCTGGCGAGTCGCCGGCGGACGGCCAGACCCCGGCCCCGCCGGTCAAGGACGCGCCGTCGGTGGCCTCCACCGACACGCCGAAGCCGAAGCCGGAAGCCGACGATCCGTTGCCGCAGGTGGACTCGCGTGCCGTGGATCAGGCGGTGAACCAGGCGCAGGCCTACACCGACCAGGCGATGGCCAGCGTGGACCGCCGGCTGGACCGGATGGACAAGCGCCTGAACCGCATGGCGGCAATGGGCAGTGCGCAGGCGGCGATGGCGATGAACACCGCCGGCCTGCAGACCTACAACCGCCTCGGCGCGGGTGTAGGCCATGCCGAAGGCGAGTCGGCGCTGGCGGTGGGTTACCAGCGCGTGCTCAACGAGCGCGGCTCGGCCACCTTCAGCCTCAATGGTGCCTTCACCAACAGCGGTGAGCGCACCGTGGGCGTGGGCTTCGGCGTGGGCTGGTAA
- a CDS encoding CfaE/CblD family pilus tip adhesin, which produces MRTAWRLVLAAACLLASAQALAQRPPATTPATGVITTDIVRTFDRSAPEALELWAPRTVLGYGEVELGYGKIHLTCDRDVGQGRCPMHDTQEGPLASKDFTLSFREQRSGQRIDLRTVAWLERVEWERDCSIDYWDQAKFPLWTSASNDCQVPPGGTAARLVIEDQDVADLVAGRWTAELRLNLRIDPDGPIIATHVFRFDLTITDRDRTMIYLPEFGMAEPLVGLQLDYRPIPSPGTIGGTAVLDMCLYDGMGSQSEYLAITARDMGPAAPGRPPSQYSVWHRDGGREAQDRLDYQLTLDHSGQKIALHNNEEVLLRGIDTAELRLVMLPDMNQWVYCVPTPLTLETPRVPASEKREGYYDGRLKLEMRLPTDRL; this is translated from the coding sequence ATGAGAACCGCATGGAGGCTGGTGCTGGCCGCGGCCTGCCTGCTTGCCAGTGCACAGGCGCTGGCACAGCGCCCACCGGCAACGACGCCGGCCACCGGCGTGATCACCACCGACATCGTCCGCACCTTCGACCGCTCCGCGCCCGAAGCGCTGGAGCTGTGGGCGCCCAGGACCGTGCTCGGGTATGGGGAGGTGGAGCTGGGGTACGGGAAGATCCATTTGACGTGTGATCGAGACGTTGGACAAGGAAGGTGTCCAATGCATGACACTCAGGAGGGGCCGCTCGCTAGCAAGGACTTCACTCTCAGCTTTCGAGAGCAAAGAAGTGGACAAAGAATTGACCTTCGGACTGTCGCCTGGTTGGAGCGTGTGGAGTGGGAACGAGATTGCAGTATCGATTATTGGGATCAAGCCAAATTTCCGCTTTGGACATCCGCCAGTAATGATTGCCAGGTTCCTCCTGGAGGCACAGCAGCAAGATTGGTAATAGAGGATCAGGACGTCGCAGATCTCGTCGCCGGCCGCTGGACTGCAGAACTCCGCCTCAACCTGCGCATCGATCCTGACGGCCCGATCATCGCCACCCATGTGTTCCGGTTCGATCTGACCATCACCGATCGCGACCGCACCATGATCTACCTGCCCGAGTTCGGCATGGCCGAGCCGCTGGTGGGCCTGCAGCTGGACTACCGGCCGATTCCCTCACCCGGCACGATCGGGGGCACCGCCGTGCTGGACATGTGCCTGTACGACGGCATGGGCTCGCAGAGCGAGTATCTGGCCATCACCGCGCGTGACATGGGCCCCGCCGCGCCCGGGCGTCCGCCATCGCAGTACTCGGTCTGGCACCGCGACGGTGGGCGCGAGGCGCAGGACCGCCTGGACTACCAGCTCACCCTGGACCACAGCGGCCAGAAGATCGCCCTGCACAACAACGAGGAAGTGCTGCTGCGCGGCATCGATACCGCCGAGCTGCGGCTGGTGATGCTGCCCGACATGAACCAGTGGGTGTACTGCGTGCCCACGCCGCTGACCCTGGAAACCCCCCGTGTGCCGGCGTCCGAGAAACGCGAGGGCTACTACGACGGCCGCCTCAAGCTCGAAATGCGCCTGCCGACCGACCGCCTCTGA